A single Pseudomonas putida DNA region contains:
- a CDS encoding fumarylacetoacetate hydrolase family protein yields the protein MKIASFIHDGRSSYGVVGDDTVSDAGAVLGHRYADLRSLLNSGEGLAELASLRDAPALNVQQVQWLPVIPNPDKVLCVGLNYLKHIIETGREVPKHPTLFTRFASAQVGHDQPLILPKASTAFDFEGELAIVIGKAGRHISKANALEHIAGYSLFNDGSIRDWQKHTLQFTAGKNFVGSGSFGPWLVTTDEIADINSLTLETRLNGTVVQREGLDDLLFKIPDLIEYISTFTELLPGDVIATGTPGGVGAFRTPPLWMKPGDVVEVEVEGIGTLKNTVNAE from the coding sequence ATGAAAATTGCCTCCTTCATCCATGACGGGCGCAGTTCGTACGGTGTCGTCGGTGACGACACTGTCTCGGACGCCGGCGCAGTGCTCGGTCATCGCTACGCCGATTTACGATCCTTGCTGAACTCCGGCGAGGGCCTGGCCGAACTCGCCTCTTTGCGTGACGCCCCGGCCTTGAACGTACAGCAGGTTCAATGGCTGCCGGTTATCCCAAACCCGGACAAGGTTTTGTGCGTCGGCCTGAACTACCTCAAGCACATCATTGAAACCGGGCGGGAGGTGCCAAAGCACCCCACCCTCTTCACTCGATTTGCGAGCGCCCAGGTGGGCCACGATCAGCCCCTGATTCTGCCCAAGGCTTCCACCGCCTTCGACTTTGAGGGCGAACTGGCCATCGTGATTGGCAAGGCCGGTCGGCACATTTCCAAGGCTAACGCTTTGGAGCACATCGCTGGTTACAGCCTGTTCAATGATGGCTCTATCCGCGACTGGCAAAAACACACCCTGCAGTTCACCGCAGGGAAGAATTTTGTTGGTAGCGGAAGCTTCGGCCCTTGGCTCGTCACCACGGACGAGATCGCCGATATCAACAGCCTTACCCTGGAAACCCGCCTTAACGGCACGGTGGTTCAGCGTGAAGGGCTCGATGACCTGCTGTTCAAGATTCCGGATCTGATCGAGTACATCTCGACCTTCACTGAGCTGCTGCCTGGCGATGTGATTGCAACTGGAACCCCCGGCGGCGTAGGCGCGTTCAGAACCCCGCCGCTCTGGATGAAACCCGGTGATGTTGTTGAAGTGGAAGTGGAGGGAATCGGAACACTCAAAAATACCGTCAATGCCGAGTAA
- a CDS encoding MFS transporter, with translation MKSTIDASTWSHPGSSAINRMLFKKIALRVIPLIFVAYIFAFLDRVNIGYAKLQMLPDLGLTEGQYGFAAGIFFIGYALFEIPSNLLLDKIGARKTMTRIMVLWGLASAATMFVTTAQQLYILRLLLGIFEAGFFPGVILYLSYWFPSYMRGRVTGTLLLATLVAPILGGPISGLIMESMNGVSGLAGWRWLFLLEAVPIIFIGIACFLLLCDKPEQAQWLSTDEKALHQELMARDRATLDPEKVNPHSGEAIFSALTDPKVYVLAFLYFSSALGTYAFNFWLPTMIQKLGVSSITQISLYAMIPFTCAALGMILIGRSSDLRRERRMHYCISILFGAAMLSLSTLSTSLPLSLALLGGAAFGFSGAIIVCWAIPATYLKGKSAPAGIALVSSLGSLCGFAAPSIIGLARDLTGKDHAGMYAISLIMVAAALGMLTLMPKHALAVGKPD, from the coding sequence ATGAAATCGACGATTGATGCTTCTACCTGGAGCCATCCAGGGTCATCCGCTATCAACCGAATGCTGTTCAAAAAGATAGCCCTGCGTGTCATTCCCCTCATTTTTGTGGCCTACATCTTCGCTTTCCTAGACCGAGTCAACATCGGCTATGCAAAACTACAAATGCTTCCCGATCTGGGTCTGACAGAAGGCCAGTATGGCTTCGCAGCCGGAATTTTCTTCATCGGTTACGCCCTGTTTGAGATCCCAAGCAACCTGCTACTCGACAAGATCGGTGCACGCAAGACTATGACCAGGATCATGGTGCTATGGGGACTGGCGTCAGCCGCCACTATGTTCGTCACCACGGCCCAGCAACTGTATATCCTGCGCCTGCTCCTAGGCATTTTCGAGGCCGGCTTCTTCCCAGGTGTCATCCTCTACTTGAGCTACTGGTTCCCGAGCTACATGCGAGGACGCGTTACCGGTACGCTGCTACTCGCCACCCTTGTTGCTCCGATTCTGGGCGGCCCTATCTCGGGCTTGATCATGGAATCCATGAACGGCGTTTCAGGTTTGGCGGGATGGCGGTGGTTGTTCTTGCTCGAGGCCGTGCCGATCATCTTCATCGGGATCGCTTGCTTCTTGCTGCTCTGCGACAAGCCAGAACAAGCCCAATGGCTTAGCACTGATGAGAAGGCACTGCATCAGGAGTTGATGGCTCGGGATAGAGCAACGCTGGATCCCGAGAAAGTGAATCCGCACAGCGGCGAGGCCATCTTCAGCGCGTTGACTGACCCCAAGGTGTACGTCCTGGCGTTCCTGTATTTCAGTTCCGCACTAGGCACCTACGCGTTCAATTTCTGGCTACCCACCATGATCCAGAAGCTGGGTGTATCCAGCATCACTCAAATTTCGCTGTACGCCATGATCCCGTTCACTTGCGCAGCCCTGGGCATGATCCTCATCGGCCGGAGCTCCGACCTACGCAGAGAACGTCGGATGCATTACTGCATTAGCATTCTCTTTGGGGCGGCCATGCTATCGCTGTCCACCCTATCTACCTCACTTCCTTTATCTCTAGCCTTGCTAGGTGGAGCGGCGTTCGGCTTCAGTGGGGCAATCATCGTTTGTTGGGCAATCCCAGCTACTTACCTCAAGGGCAAAAGCGCACCGGCCGGGATCGCTTTGGTCAGCTCGCTCGGTTCTCTGTGTGGCTTTGCTGCGCCATCGATCATCGGCCTGGCGCGCGATCTTACCGGGAAGGATCACGCCGGCATGTATGCCATCAGCCTGATCATGGTGGCGGCAGCGCTGGGCATGCTCACACTGATGCCTAAACATGCGCTCGCGGTTGGGAAGCCTGACTGA